In Bacteroides cellulosilyticus, the genomic stretch TAATCATATGTAGTTTCCGGTAAGATTGCTGTTTCAACTGCTCTGTGATATAGGTGATGCCACCTACATTGTGTCCGGTATCGCATATCAGGGTAGGGGCATCCTGCAATTTTTGCCAGCGTCCCATCAGTCCGGTCAGTTCACAAACATGGGAGAAGCCACTTCGGACAGCCTGCTCACTCAGGTTGTATCCGGCTTTTCGTAGTTCTGGGATGGCTGTGAGTAACGTGCGGGTGTTCTTAGTTTGATATAACCCTTTCAGTTCACATTCCAATCCGGGGTAATCATCCTTTTCATCTTCTTCTGCAAAGAGAATGGGAGCACCTACTTCGCGAGCTTTTTTTGTAAATACAGGTTTTGTTTCAGGAGTCGTTTCTCCGATTACGACAGGTATTCCACTTTTAATGATCCCGGCTTTTTCTCCCGCTATCTTTTCTAATGTATTACCCAGAAATTGGGTATGGTCAAAACTAATATTGGTGATGATACATAGGTCCGGGTGTACGATATTGGTGCAATCTAGTCTTCCGCCAAGTCCTACTTCGATAACCGCTACATCTACATGTTCGTCAGCGAAATAGCGGAATGCCATAGCGGTAGTCAATTCAAAGAAAGAAGGATGCAGAGGCTCAAAAAAATCACGTTCTTTTTCTACAAACCGGACTACATATTCTTCCGGGATAGGCTGTCCGTTTATTCGGATACGTTCGCGGAAATCTACGAGGTGCGGAGATGTGTAGAGGCCTACCCGGTACCCCGCTTCCTGCAAGATAGCAGCAAGAGTGTGCGAGCATGAACCTTTGCCATTCGTACCTCCTACATGGATACTGTGGAAGTTCTGGTGCGGGTGTCCGAAGTGTTCATCCAGTGCCAATGTATTCTCCAAACCTTCCTTGTATGCCGAACTTCCCACCTGTTGAAACATAGGGACACTGTTATATAAGTATAATAAAGTGTTCTGATAATCCATCTTTTAAAATATTTAACGAGAAAGCAAACTATTCTCTCTTTTTAATTCCTATCTTAGAAGCTGCAAATATATCAACAATTTAAATTTAAAAGAGTATGGGAGCAAAGAAAAATTTTGTGATTGATACGAACGTAATCCTTCACGACTATAACTGTCTTAAGAATTTCCAAGAGAACGACATTTATCTTCCCATCGTGGTTCTTGAAGAATTGGACAAATTCAAGAAAGGGAATGAACAGATAAACTTCAATGCCCGTGAATTTCTCCGCGAGCTCGATTTAGTTACCGATGACAATCTTTTTAATAAGGGCGCTTCTCTGGGCGAAGGCTTGGGAAGTTTGTTTGTAATAGCCGGTTCGGTGGATGCTCCGGATGTGTTCGACTCATTCCCCGAGCGTATTCCCGATCATAAGATTCTGGCTGTAGTGGACTGGTTGACGCGCCAAAAGAAGGATATGAAAACCATCCTGGTGACAAAAGACGTGAACCTCCGGATGAAAGCACGTTCCATAGGCTTACTTTGCGAAGATTATATCAACGACAAGGTGATAAATGTGGATATATTTGAAAAGTCAAATGAAGTGTTTGAGGGAATTGATCCTGCTTTGATAGACCGGATTTATTCTTCCAGAGAAGGACTGGATATCAGTGAGTTTGATTTCAAAGATATCATCCATCCGAATGAATGTTTTATCTTGAAAAGTGACAGGAACAGTGTACTTGCCCGTTACAATCCTTTTACACATTCCATTTGTCGGGTGAATAAAACAAAGAACTATGGCATTGAACCCCGGAATGCCGAACAAAGTTTTGCTTTTGAAGTGTTGACCGATCCAAACATCAAATTGGTTGCTTTGACAGGTAAAGCCGGTACAGGAAAAACATTGTTGGCTCTGGCAGCTGCCCTTAGTCAAATGAATGACTATAAGCAGATTTTGCTGGCGCGTCCGATTGTTGCTTTATCCAATAAAGACATCGGTTTCCTGCCGGGTGATGCCAAAGAAAAGGTAGCTCCTTACATGCAACCCTTGTTTGATAATCTGAATGTGATCAAACGTCAGTTTGCTTCTAACTCAACAGAGGTAAAACGTTTGGAAGATATGCAGAAAAGTGAGCAACTGGTTATTGAAGCATTAGCTTTCATCCGTGGACGTAGTTTGAGTGAAACTTATTGCATTATTGATGAAGCACAAAACTTGACTCCGCATGAGATAAAAACTATCATAACCCGTGCGGGCGAAGGTACGAAAATGGTGTTTACCGGCGATATCCAACAGATAGACCAACCTTATCTAGACAGTCAGTCCAATGGCTTGGTTTACATGATTGATCGTATGAAAGATCAGAACCTTTTTGCTCACGTAAATTTGTTAAAAGGAGAACGTAGCCAATTAAGCGAATTAGCCAGTAATTTGATGTAACAGAGCTTTATAGGTCGTAAATATGGTGGCAAAGTTATACCCGTAACTTTGCCACCATTTAATTTTATCACACATTTTTATCTTTTTCTTGTCCTATTTGATAAAAAATAATGTATCTTTGCCTCGCCTAAAACAAAACTGTCAAACGAAATGAAACATAAAATTTTTCATCGGTACCTTTCAGCAAAGGTATTGCCGATTTGGACTATTCTGTTGATCGATGTACTGATAATCGTCGTATCCAGCTTATTGGCTTATGCGCTTCGATATGATTTCCGGAGTATTTTCCTGGAATCCTCTACCATTGACAAAACGATTGTATGGACGGTCATTGTCAACTTAGTCTTCTTTAGGGTGTTCCGCACCTATTCCAACGTATTGCGCTTTTCTTCGTTTATAGACATTATGCGCATTTTTGTTTCATTGACGGTGTCTTATGCACTGTTAATGATTTCGAGTGTGCTTTTGGCAAGTTATCTGGATATTCGTCTGGCACCTGTGAGTGTGCTGTTTATGGCGTATATCATTAGCTTTGCCATTATGTCTTGCTCACGTATAGTTGTGAAGATGTTCTATGAACTTCTGAATTTTGATGGAAGTCATAGTGCCAACGTCTTTATATATGGTGCTAAGGAAGCGGGAGTGAACATTGCGAAAGCGTTGCGCGTCAACCTGCGTAACCACTATCGTCTGCGTGGTTTCATAGCGGATGAGCCGGAACTGATTAATAAGGTGATGATGGGCGTAAAGGTATTCCCGAATGACGAGTCTCTGATTGATGTATTGAATGACCGCGATGTGCATACAATTATTATTTCGCCGGCCAAAATGGAAGAACTGAAGAAGTCTGATATGGCCGACCGTCTTCTGGCACACAACATCAAGCTTATGACTGCACCTCCTTTGAGCGAGTGGAGCGGACAGACTTTGAACCGTACTCAGTTGAAAGAAATTCAGATTGAAGATCTTCTGCAACGCGATCCTATTGAAATAGATATTCATAAGGTAGCTTCCCATCTTGAAGGAAAGCGCGTAATGATTACCGGTGCTGCCGGTTCTATCGGTAGCGAAATAATGCGTCAGGTAGCTTCCTTCAATCCTTATAAGCTAATTCTGGTAGATCAGGCGGAGACTCCGTTGCATGATATTCGTCTGGAATTGCAGGATCGTTGGCGTGACATTGATGCAGAGACTATTATTGCGGATATTTCCAATGCTACGCGTATGGAAGATATCTTCAAGGAATACCAACCGCAATACATTTTCCATGCAGCGGCTTATAAGCATGTGCCGATGATGGAAGATAATGTTTCCGAGTCCATTCAGATCAATGTGTTCGGTACGCGTACACTGGCTGATCTGGCTGTAAAATA encodes the following:
- a CDS encoding bifunctional folylpolyglutamate synthase/dihydrofolate synthase; the protein is MDYQNTLLYLYNSVPMFQQVGSSAYKEGLENTLALDEHFGHPHQNFHSIHVGGTNGKGSCSHTLAAILQEAGYRVGLYTSPHLVDFRERIRINGQPIPEEYVVRFVEKERDFFEPLHPSFFELTTAMAFRYFADEHVDVAVIEVGLGGRLDCTNIVHPDLCIITNISFDHTQFLGNTLEKIAGEKAGIIKSGIPVVIGETTPETKPVFTKKAREVGAPILFAEEDEKDDYPGLECELKGLYQTKNTRTLLTAIPELRKAGYNLSEQAVRSGFSHVCELTGLMGRWQKLQDAPTLICDTGHNVGGITYITEQLKQQSYRKLHMIIGMVNDKDIRGVLALLPQEAEYYFTKASVRRALPESELAQLASEAGLQGNCYPDVPSAVRAAQEKSLPEDFIFVGGSSFIVADLLANRDALNLH
- a CDS encoding polysaccharide biosynthesis protein, which translates into the protein MKHKIFHRYLSAKVLPIWTILLIDVLIIVVSSLLAYALRYDFRSIFLESSTIDKTIVWTVIVNLVFFRVFRTYSNVLRFSSFIDIMRIFVSLTVSYALLMISSVLLASYLDIRLAPVSVLFMAYIISFAIMSCSRIVVKMFYELLNFDGSHSANVFIYGAKEAGVNIAKALRVNLRNHYRLRGFIADEPELINKVMMGVKVFPNDESLIDVLNDRDVHTIIISPAKMEELKKSDMADRLLAHNIKLMTAPPLSEWSGQTLNRTQLKEIQIEDLLQRDPIEIDIHKVASHLEGKRVMITGAAGSIGSEIMRQVASFNPYKLILVDQAETPLHDIRLELQDRWRDIDAETIIADISNATRMEDIFKEYQPQYIFHAAAYKHVPMMEDNVSESIQINVFGTRTLADLAVKYGAEKFVMISTDKAVNPTNVMGCSKRICEIYVQSLAKKLQEKGGHVTQFITTRFGNVLGSNGSVIPRFRDQIQRGGPVTVTHPEIIRYFMTIPEACRLVLEAGSMGNGGEIYIFDMGKPVKIVDLAKRMISLSGRTDVKIEFTGLRHGEKLYEELLNVKELTKPTYHEKIMIATVREYDYDEVKQRIQKLIEVSYTYDQMQIVAAMKDIVPEFISKNSCFEALDKKPE
- a CDS encoding PhoH family protein is translated as MGAKKNFVIDTNVILHDYNCLKNFQENDIYLPIVVLEELDKFKKGNEQINFNAREFLRELDLVTDDNLFNKGASLGEGLGSLFVIAGSVDAPDVFDSFPERIPDHKILAVVDWLTRQKKDMKTILVTKDVNLRMKARSIGLLCEDYINDKVINVDIFEKSNEVFEGIDPALIDRIYSSREGLDISEFDFKDIIHPNECFILKSDRNSVLARYNPFTHSICRVNKTKNYGIEPRNAEQSFAFEVLTDPNIKLVALTGKAGTGKTLLALAAALSQMNDYKQILLARPIVALSNKDIGFLPGDAKEKVAPYMQPLFDNLNVIKRQFASNSTEVKRLEDMQKSEQLVIEALAFIRGRSLSETYCIIDEAQNLTPHEIKTIITRAGEGTKMVFTGDIQQIDQPYLDSQSNGLVYMIDRMKDQNLFAHVNLLKGERSQLSELASNLM